A DNA window from Falco naumanni isolate bFalNau1 chromosome Z, bFalNau1.pat, whole genome shotgun sequence contains the following coding sequences:
- the CCDC112 gene encoding coiled-coil domain-containing protein 112 isoform X3, with amino-acid sequence MGNDSCSSTAGAGRQLQNWKMKAARAKKVEFVRTAEKLKTQLANIEKGKNGHLYNRRSNFRVEYSMLKELEHSMTVSRTTEKAKILQQLSKIQNNVKTLQQQLKDVKPTPGFVDRLKEMMEEVENAISAFKEEQRQTYEQLLKEEKTAINELSVFERKVWASGSSTTEKVLKLLSPRASVGETLENHLPEEVVEFERFLQRTGGRQGGWDDYDHQNFLKVWTKHKGRLSYMDEALGYLCGRTKKDIEQHDKWYQEFLILQERKKESIRKWKEKQQQEKDGNLKEKKKSEKMLKEEWLQHEEAQKQKVEKERKRQKAATEAWKKQKAIAFAMEQATQLKIEEEKEKKQQKECQRQCHIKLLLERYTLQKKEKEKLEKLEKEKREEAEKKERARIAAEEITKFQERDLHKLELRILQKQAKEVEKQEKEKRLAKLREKVEIHVTRDQTRLYRPTKGWEERMKETVPSASEPQSRIPHRAIPPWRRGL; translated from the exons ATGGGG AATGACAGCTGTTCCAGTACTGCAGGTGCTGGTCGACAGCTTCAGAACTGGAAGATGAAAGCTGCACGAGCTAAAAAAGTTGAATTTGTAAGAACTGCAGAAAAGCTAAAAACTCA gcttgcaaatatagaaaaaggaaaaaatggacaTCTTTACAATAGGAGGAGTAATTTCAGGGTAGAATACAGCATGCTAAAGGAACTGGAACATAGCATGACTGTCAGCAGGACAACTGAAA AAGCTAaaatcctgcagcagctgtcaaaaatacaaaataatgtgAAGACACTTCAGCAACAATTAAAAGATGTGAAGCCTACCCCAGGAT ttgTTGACAGGCTCAAGGAAATGATGGAAGAAGTTGAAAATGCAATCAGTGCTTTTAAAGAGGAACAGAGGCAAAC ATATGAACAGcttttaaaggaggaaaaaactgcCATTAATGAGCTCAGTGTCTTTGAGAGAAAAGTGTGGGCATCAGGCAGctcaacaacagaaaaagttCTGAAATTACTATCACCCAGGGCCTCAgttggtgaaacactggaaaatcaTCTACCTGAAGAAGTAGTAGAGtttgaaagatttcttcagCGAACAGGAGGACGGCAAGGAGGCTGGGATGATTATGATCACcaaaattttctgaaagtatggacaaaacacaaaggaaggCTATCTTACATGGATGAAGCCCTTGGGTATCTCTgtggaagaacaaaaaaggatATTGAACAGCATGACAAATGGTATCAAGAATTTCTaattttacaggaaagaaagaaagag TCAATTAGgaagtggaaagaaaagcagcagcaagaaaaagacGGAAacttgaaggagaaaaagaaatcagaaaaaatgctCAAGGAAGAATGGCTACAGCATGAAGAAGCTCAGAAGcaaaaagtggaaaaagaaagaaaaagacaaaaagcagcaactgaagcatggaagaaacagaaagcaatagCATTTGCAATGGAGCAAGCAACACAACTGAAAATcgaagaagagaaggagaaaaagcaacaaaaagaatGCCAGCGTCAATGCCACATTAAGTTACTGTTGGAAAGATACAccctgcagaagaaagaaaaggagaaacttgaaaagcttgaaaaggagaagagagaggaagctgaaaagaaggaaagggcgagaattgctgcagaagaaataacTAAGTTTCAAGAGCGT GATCTACATAAACTGGAGCTAAGGATTCTACAAAAGCAAGCTAAAGAAgtagagaaacaagaaaaagaaaaaagactggCAAAGTTAAGAGAGAAG GTCGAGATTCATGTCACCAGAGACCAGACCAGGCTGTACAGACCTACCAAGGGCTGGGAGGAACGCATGAAGGAGACGGTGCCATCTGCCTCAGAGCCGCAGTCCCGTATTCCTCACAG AGCTATCCCACCCTGGAGACGAGGGTTATAG
- the CCDC112 gene encoding coiled-coil domain-containing protein 112 isoform X2, translating into MAASAMALGAAPARQRQNDSCSSTAGAGRQLQNWKMKAARAKKVEFVRTAEKLKTQLANIEKGKNGHLYNRRSNFRVEYSMLKELEHSMTVSRTTEKAKILQQLSKIQNNVKTLQQQLKDVKPTPGFVDRLKEMMEEVENAISAFKEEQRQTYEQLLKEEKTAINELSVFERKVWASGSSTTEKVLKLLSPRASVGETLENHLPEEVVEFERFLQRTGGRQGGWDDYDHQNFLKVWTKHKGRLSYMDEALGYLCGRTKKDIEQHDKWYQEFLILQERKKESIRKWKEKQQQEKDGNLKEKKKSEKMLKEEWLQHEEAQKQKVEKERKRQKAATEAWKKQKAIAFAMEQATQLKIEEEKEKKQQKECQRQCHIKLLLERYTLQKKEKEKLEKLEKEKREEAEKKERARIAAEEITKFQERDLHKLELRILQKQAKEVEKQEKEKRLAKLREKVEIHVTRDQTRLYRPTKGWEERMKETVPSASEPQSRIPHR; encoded by the exons ATGGCGGCGTCCGCCATGGCCCTGGGCGCTGCGCCCGCCCGGCAGCGGCAG AATGACAGCTGTTCCAGTACTGCAGGTGCTGGTCGACAGCTTCAGAACTGGAAGATGAAAGCTGCACGAGCTAAAAAAGTTGAATTTGTAAGAACTGCAGAAAAGCTAAAAACTCA gcttgcaaatatagaaaaaggaaaaaatggacaTCTTTACAATAGGAGGAGTAATTTCAGGGTAGAATACAGCATGCTAAAGGAACTGGAACATAGCATGACTGTCAGCAGGACAACTGAAA AAGCTAaaatcctgcagcagctgtcaaaaatacaaaataatgtgAAGACACTTCAGCAACAATTAAAAGATGTGAAGCCTACCCCAGGAT ttgTTGACAGGCTCAAGGAAATGATGGAAGAAGTTGAAAATGCAATCAGTGCTTTTAAAGAGGAACAGAGGCAAAC ATATGAACAGcttttaaaggaggaaaaaactgcCATTAATGAGCTCAGTGTCTTTGAGAGAAAAGTGTGGGCATCAGGCAGctcaacaacagaaaaagttCTGAAATTACTATCACCCAGGGCCTCAgttggtgaaacactggaaaatcaTCTACCTGAAGAAGTAGTAGAGtttgaaagatttcttcagCGAACAGGAGGACGGCAAGGAGGCTGGGATGATTATGATCACcaaaattttctgaaagtatggacaaaacacaaaggaaggCTATCTTACATGGATGAAGCCCTTGGGTATCTCTgtggaagaacaaaaaaggatATTGAACAGCATGACAAATGGTATCAAGAATTTCTaattttacaggaaagaaagaaagag TCAATTAGgaagtggaaagaaaagcagcagcaagaaaaagacGGAAacttgaaggagaaaaagaaatcagaaaaaatgctCAAGGAAGAATGGCTACAGCATGAAGAAGCTCAGAAGcaaaaagtggaaaaagaaagaaaaagacaaaaagcagcaactgaagcatggaagaaacagaaagcaatagCATTTGCAATGGAGCAAGCAACACAACTGAAAATcgaagaagagaaggagaaaaagcaacaaaaagaatGCCAGCGTCAATGCCACATTAAGTTACTGTTGGAAAGATACAccctgcagaagaaagaaaaggagaaacttgaaaagcttgaaaaggagaagagagaggaagctgaaaagaaggaaagggcgagaattgctgcagaagaaataacTAAGTTTCAAGAGCGT GATCTACATAAACTGGAGCTAAGGATTCTACAAAAGCAAGCTAAAGAAgtagagaaacaagaaaaagaaaaaagactggCAAAGTTAAGAGAGAAG GTCGAGATTCATGTCACCAGAGACCAGACCAGGCTGTACAGACCTACCAAGGGCTGGGAGGAACGCATGAAGGAGACGGTGCCATCTGCCTCAGAGCCGCAGTCCCGTATTCCTCACAGGTAA
- the CCDC112 gene encoding coiled-coil domain-containing protein 112 isoform X1 — MAASAMALGAAPARQRQNDSCSSTAGAGRQLQNWKMKAARAKKVEFVRTAEKLKTQLANIEKGKNGHLYNRRSNFRVEYSMLKELEHSMTVSRTTEKAKILQQLSKIQNNVKTLQQQLKDVKPTPGFVDRLKEMMEEVENAISAFKEEQRQTYEQLLKEEKTAINELSVFERKVWASGSSTTEKVLKLLSPRASVGETLENHLPEEVVEFERFLQRTGGRQGGWDDYDHQNFLKVWTKHKGRLSYMDEALGYLCGRTKKDIEQHDKWYQEFLILQERKKESIRKWKEKQQQEKDGNLKEKKKSEKMLKEEWLQHEEAQKQKVEKERKRQKAATEAWKKQKAIAFAMEQATQLKIEEEKEKKQQKECQRQCHIKLLLERYTLQKKEKEKLEKLEKEKREEAEKKERARIAAEEITKFQERDLHKLELRILQKQAKEVEKQEKEKRLAKLREKVEIHVTRDQTRLYRPTKGWEERMKETVPSASEPQSRIPHRAIPPWRRGL; from the exons ATGGCGGCGTCCGCCATGGCCCTGGGCGCTGCGCCCGCCCGGCAGCGGCAG AATGACAGCTGTTCCAGTACTGCAGGTGCTGGTCGACAGCTTCAGAACTGGAAGATGAAAGCTGCACGAGCTAAAAAAGTTGAATTTGTAAGAACTGCAGAAAAGCTAAAAACTCA gcttgcaaatatagaaaaaggaaaaaatggacaTCTTTACAATAGGAGGAGTAATTTCAGGGTAGAATACAGCATGCTAAAGGAACTGGAACATAGCATGACTGTCAGCAGGACAACTGAAA AAGCTAaaatcctgcagcagctgtcaaaaatacaaaataatgtgAAGACACTTCAGCAACAATTAAAAGATGTGAAGCCTACCCCAGGAT ttgTTGACAGGCTCAAGGAAATGATGGAAGAAGTTGAAAATGCAATCAGTGCTTTTAAAGAGGAACAGAGGCAAAC ATATGAACAGcttttaaaggaggaaaaaactgcCATTAATGAGCTCAGTGTCTTTGAGAGAAAAGTGTGGGCATCAGGCAGctcaacaacagaaaaagttCTGAAATTACTATCACCCAGGGCCTCAgttggtgaaacactggaaaatcaTCTACCTGAAGAAGTAGTAGAGtttgaaagatttcttcagCGAACAGGAGGACGGCAAGGAGGCTGGGATGATTATGATCACcaaaattttctgaaagtatggacaaaacacaaaggaaggCTATCTTACATGGATGAAGCCCTTGGGTATCTCTgtggaagaacaaaaaaggatATTGAACAGCATGACAAATGGTATCAAGAATTTCTaattttacaggaaagaaagaaagag TCAATTAGgaagtggaaagaaaagcagcagcaagaaaaagacGGAAacttgaaggagaaaaagaaatcagaaaaaatgctCAAGGAAGAATGGCTACAGCATGAAGAAGCTCAGAAGcaaaaagtggaaaaagaaagaaaaagacaaaaagcagcaactgaagcatggaagaaacagaaagcaatagCATTTGCAATGGAGCAAGCAACACAACTGAAAATcgaagaagagaaggagaaaaagcaacaaaaagaatGCCAGCGTCAATGCCACATTAAGTTACTGTTGGAAAGATACAccctgcagaagaaagaaaaggagaaacttgaaaagcttgaaaaggagaagagagaggaagctgaaaagaaggaaagggcgagaattgctgcagaagaaataacTAAGTTTCAAGAGCGT GATCTACATAAACTGGAGCTAAGGATTCTACAAAAGCAAGCTAAAGAAgtagagaaacaagaaaaagaaaaaagactggCAAAGTTAAGAGAGAAG GTCGAGATTCATGTCACCAGAGACCAGACCAGGCTGTACAGACCTACCAAGGGCTGGGAGGAACGCATGAAGGAGACGGTGCCATCTGCCTCAGAGCCGCAGTCCCGTATTCCTCACAG AGCTATCCCACCCTGGAGACGAGGGTTATAG